In Ipomoea triloba cultivar NCNSP0323 chromosome 15, ASM357664v1, one genomic interval encodes:
- the LOC116007066 gene encoding RNA-directed DNA methylation 4-like isoform X1 encodes MAATAENPKDDKPVIVRVKRKASQFRLDALWLEINERPHKRPLIDFEKLSISESSSSKVEELKTKKILVQHVETMACSEVTADLVLSFVPGSADSSIIKEKIEERRHAFKADNHMQRKDQLLAKAKQKQEDLSKNARFEQIWKNRRGKKDDEALHEVCRLYDVVRVDTEEKSHDVQEEDPELEDHRMMSQYLPLLREVMPSAAEEIESDIHDYVFKRASSDGFVYDFYAVKNDVETMEESTAHHFPLVQVDDDDDFYDGPDDSDNESYDSNDENNPRNDYPDDDEVETIASNDQSECESESSSEEGETGSHVSREGEDLGRYEWSDGRDPFVEDDIYSGDDWELYDNDEKVFGEEDKWM; translated from the exons ATGGCGGCGACGGCGGAGAACCCGAAGGACGACAAGCCGGTGATTGTTAGGGTTAAGCGAAAGGCATCGCAATTTCGCCTCGATGCTTTGT GGCTTGAAATCAATGAGAGACCACATAAACGTCCGTTGATTGACTTTGAGAAGCTCTCAATTTCTGAGTCTTCTTCTAGTAAAG TAGAGGAATTGAAGACGAAAAAGATTCTTGTACAGCATGTTGAGACCATGGCTTGCTCAGAAGTCACTGCTGATCTTGTGCTGTCTTTTGTG CCTGGTTCTGCTGATTCTTCAATCATCAAAGAGAAAATTGAGGAAAGAAGACATGCATTTAAGGCTGACAAT CACATGCAAAGGAAAGATCAGCTTCTTGCAAAAgctaaacaaaaacaagag GATTTGTCAAAAAATGCTCGTTTTGAGCAAATATGGAAAAATAGAAGGGGAAAGAAGGATGATGAAGCACTACATGAAGTCTGCCGACTGTATGATGTTGTTCGTGTTGATACAGAGGAAAAAAGCCATGATGTACAAGAGGA AGATCCAGAGTTGGAAGATCACAGGATGATGTCTCAGTATTTGCCACTCTTAAGAGAAGTCATGCCAAGTGCCGCTGAAGAAATTGAGTCTGACATACATGACTATGTCTTCAAACGAG CATCTTCAGATGGTTTTGTCTATGACTTCTATGCCGTTAAGAATGATGTTGAAACCATGGAGGAATCAACTGCACACCATTTTCCTTT GGTTCaagtggatgatgatgatgacttctATGATGGTCCTGATGATTCCGACAATGAAAGTTATGATTCTAATG ATGAAAATAACCCCCGGAATGATTATCCCGATGACGATGAAGTAGAAACTATAGCTTCAAATGACCAGTCAGAATGTGAGAGCGAATCTTCTTCTGAAGAAGGAGAAACGGGCAGCCATGTATCTCGCGAAGGAGAAGATTTGGGTCGATACGAGTGGTCAGATGGCAGGGATCCATTTGTTGAAGATGATATCTACAGTGGTGATGATTGGGAGTTGTATGACAATGATGAAAAGGTGTTTGGTGAGGAAGACAAATGGATGTGA
- the LOC116006044 gene encoding uncharacterized protein LOC116006044 isoform X2: MATALSNSLLLSKTTSLHFSSEQSVCPTKVCFNRRHARNPSTSRSSFAIQAQYSDDGRSSSAGIFVGGFVLGGLVVGALGCVFAPEISKALAGADRKDLMRKLPKFLYDEEKVLEKQRKILAEKIEQLNSAIDDISAQLRSEDNPNGAAVNTDEVESAV; this comes from the exons ATGGCGACAGCTCTTTCTAACTCCTTGCTCCTCTCCAAAACCACTTCTCTCCATTTCTCCTCTG AGCAAAGTGTATGCCCCACCAAGGTGTGCTTCAATCGTAGGCATGCTAGAAACCCATCCACATCTCGAAGCTCATTTGCTATTCAAGCACAATACAG TGATGATGGAAGGTCAAGCAGCGCTGGCATATTTGTTGGTGGTTTCGTTCTAGGAGGATTAGTTGTCGGTGCACTTGGTTGTGTGTTTGCACCTGAG ATCAGCAAGGCTTTAGCTGGAGCCGATAGGAAAGACCTCATGAGGAAACTGCCCAAATTCTTATATGACGAAGAAAAAGTCCTGGAG AAACAACGCAAGATACTTGCAGAGAAGATCGAGCAGCTTAACTCTGCCATAGATGATATTTCTGCTCAGTTGAGGTCTGAAGACAACCCAAATGGAGCAGCTGTGAACACTGATGAAGTTGAATCTGCTGTATAA
- the LOC116007476 gene encoding MLO protein homolog 1-like, protein MAGGGGGGDSQTLQETPTWALAAVCGVFIAISIVIEQGIHKLGEWFKKKQKKAMMEALEKIKAELMLLGFISLLLTVSTTLVARICIPPHFAHTWLPCPHDSYNRHRLLLSFNVTGDVLHRRFLAGVDDEKDYCGSRGKTSLISYAGVHQLHIFIFVLAVMHIVYSVVLVLLGQLKMRRWKTWELETSSLEYELSYDPSRFRYVHQTSFVRRHSGLSTIPGIKWIVAFFRQFSGSISKVDYLTIRNGFIKAHFAPNAKFNFYKYIKRSMEDDYKRVLGISLPLWISATIFLLVNIHKWHIIAWIALAPVVILVLTGTKLELVIMEMAQQIQDKTNVVRGAPIVEPTNDFFWFSKPHLILFLIHFSLFENAFQMAYFLWSLWQFGITSCVHDNIYSIVLRVCLGVILHVLCSYITFPHYALVTQMGSHMKTAIFEEQTAKAVKKWQKEAKQRQKKRSSPTSPSPQNTSTSRDSSPSYLLHNLNNSSSAHPPMGYCFPLSPTRS, encoded by the exons ATggccggcggcggcggtggaggGGACTCCCAGACTCTGCAAGAAACGCCGACATGGGCGCTCGCCGCCGTCTGCGGTGTCTTTATCGCCATTTCTATCGTCATAGAACAAGGCATTCATAAGCTTGGAGAG TGGTTCAAGAAGAAGCAGAAGAAGGCGATGATGGAAGCGTTGGAAAAAATAAAGGCAGAATTAATGCTGTTAGGGTTCATATCCTTATTGCTCACTGTGAGCACCACGCTCGTTGCCAGAATATGCATTCCGCCCCATTTCGCACACACCTGGCTTCCCTGCCCACATGATTCTTATAATCGGCACCGTCTTTTACTTTCCTTTAATGTCACCGGAGATGTCTTGCACCGCCGGTTTTTGGCCGGAGTTGACGACGAGAAGGATTATTGTGGGTCCAGG GGGAAGACATCGTTGATATCGTACGCAGGGGTGCACCAATTGCACATATTCATCTTCGTCCTTGCCGTAATGCACATTGTTTACAGCGTCGTCCTTGTCCTTTTGGGCCAACTCAAA atgagGAGATGGAAGACATGGGAATTGGAAACCTCATCCCTAGAGTATGAATTATCATATG ATCCGAGTAGATTCAGATACGTTCATCAAACATCCTTTGTGAGGCGTCACTCGGGACTCTCCACAATCCCTGGGATCAAGTGGATT GTAGCCTTCTTCAGGCAATTCAGTGGTTCCATATCCAAGGTTGATTACTTGACAATTCGAAATGGATTCATCAAA GCACATTTTGCTCCAAATGCtaagttcaatttttataaatacattAAAAGATCCATGGAGGATGACTACAAAAGGGTGTTAGGTATAAG CCTCCCTTTATGGATCTCAGCCACTATCTTTTTGCTCGTCAATATCCACA AATGGCATATAATTGCGTGGATAGCACTAGCCCCTGTTGTG atACTTGTGTTAACCGGAACCAAGCTTGAGCTAGTGATCATGGAGATGGCACAACAAATCCAAGACAAGACTAATGTTGTTAGAGGAGCACCAATTGTTGAACCAACCAATGACTTCTTCTGGTTCAGCAAACCTCACTTGATTCTTTTCTTAATACATTTCTCTTTATTTGAG AATGCGTTTCAAATGGCATACTTCTTATGGTCTTTG TGGCAATTTGGAATCACATCTTGTGTACATGATAACATATATTCAATTGTGCTGAGAGTTTGCCTAGGGGTGATCCTCCATGTCTTGTGCTCATACATTACATTCCCTCATTATGCCCTAGTAACACAA aTGGGATCACACATGAAGACTGCAATATTTGAAGAGCAAACAGCAAAGGCTGTGAAGAAATGGCAAAAGGAAGCGAAACAAAGGCAGAAGAAACGCAGTAGTCCAACTTCTCCTAGTCCTCAAAACACTAGTACCAGCAGGGACTCTTCCCCTTCTTATTTGCTTCACAACTTAAACAACTCTTCATCGGCTCATCCTCCTATGGGGTATTGCTTCCCACTTTCTCCAACAAGGTcttga
- the LOC116007066 gene encoding RNA-directed DNA methylation 4-like isoform X2 has product MAATAENPKDDKPVIVRVKRKASQFRLDALWLEINERPHKRPLIDFEKLSISESSSSKEELKTKKILVQHVETMACSEVTADLVLSFVPGSADSSIIKEKIEERRHAFKADNHMQRKDQLLAKAKQKQEDLSKNARFEQIWKNRRGKKDDEALHEVCRLYDVVRVDTEEKSHDVQEEDPELEDHRMMSQYLPLLREVMPSAAEEIESDIHDYVFKRASSDGFVYDFYAVKNDVETMEESTAHHFPLVQVDDDDDFYDGPDDSDNESYDSNDENNPRNDYPDDDEVETIASNDQSECESESSSEEGETGSHVSREGEDLGRYEWSDGRDPFVEDDIYSGDDWELYDNDEKVFGEEDKWM; this is encoded by the exons ATGGCGGCGACGGCGGAGAACCCGAAGGACGACAAGCCGGTGATTGTTAGGGTTAAGCGAAAGGCATCGCAATTTCGCCTCGATGCTTTGT GGCTTGAAATCAATGAGAGACCACATAAACGTCCGTTGATTGACTTTGAGAAGCTCTCAATTTCTGAGTCTTCTTCTAGTAAAG AGGAATTGAAGACGAAAAAGATTCTTGTACAGCATGTTGAGACCATGGCTTGCTCAGAAGTCACTGCTGATCTTGTGCTGTCTTTTGTG CCTGGTTCTGCTGATTCTTCAATCATCAAAGAGAAAATTGAGGAAAGAAGACATGCATTTAAGGCTGACAAT CACATGCAAAGGAAAGATCAGCTTCTTGCAAAAgctaaacaaaaacaagag GATTTGTCAAAAAATGCTCGTTTTGAGCAAATATGGAAAAATAGAAGGGGAAAGAAGGATGATGAAGCACTACATGAAGTCTGCCGACTGTATGATGTTGTTCGTGTTGATACAGAGGAAAAAAGCCATGATGTACAAGAGGA AGATCCAGAGTTGGAAGATCACAGGATGATGTCTCAGTATTTGCCACTCTTAAGAGAAGTCATGCCAAGTGCCGCTGAAGAAATTGAGTCTGACATACATGACTATGTCTTCAAACGAG CATCTTCAGATGGTTTTGTCTATGACTTCTATGCCGTTAAGAATGATGTTGAAACCATGGAGGAATCAACTGCACACCATTTTCCTTT GGTTCaagtggatgatgatgatgacttctATGATGGTCCTGATGATTCCGACAATGAAAGTTATGATTCTAATG ATGAAAATAACCCCCGGAATGATTATCCCGATGACGATGAAGTAGAAACTATAGCTTCAAATGACCAGTCAGAATGTGAGAGCGAATCTTCTTCTGAAGAAGGAGAAACGGGCAGCCATGTATCTCGCGAAGGAGAAGATTTGGGTCGATACGAGTGGTCAGATGGCAGGGATCCATTTGTTGAAGATGATATCTACAGTGGTGATGATTGGGAGTTGTATGACAATGATGAAAAGGTGTTTGGTGAGGAAGACAAATGGATGTGA
- the LOC116006044 gene encoding uncharacterized protein LOC116006044 isoform X1, whose product MATALSNSLLLSKTTSLHFSSGSCLNSIEQSVCPTKVCFNRRHARNPSTSRSSFAIQAQYSDDGRSSSAGIFVGGFVLGGLVVGALGCVFAPEISKALAGADRKDLMRKLPKFLYDEEKVLEKQRKILAEKIEQLNSAIDDISAQLRSEDNPNGAAVNTDEVESAV is encoded by the exons ATGGCGACAGCTCTTTCTAACTCCTTGCTCCTCTCCAAAACCACTTCTCTCCATTTCTCCTCTG GCTCTTGTCTAAACTCAATAGAGCAAAGTGTATGCCCCACCAAGGTGTGCTTCAATCGTAGGCATGCTAGAAACCCATCCACATCTCGAAGCTCATTTGCTATTCAAGCACAATACAG TGATGATGGAAGGTCAAGCAGCGCTGGCATATTTGTTGGTGGTTTCGTTCTAGGAGGATTAGTTGTCGGTGCACTTGGTTGTGTGTTTGCACCTGAG ATCAGCAAGGCTTTAGCTGGAGCCGATAGGAAAGACCTCATGAGGAAACTGCCCAAATTCTTATATGACGAAGAAAAAGTCCTGGAG AAACAACGCAAGATACTTGCAGAGAAGATCGAGCAGCTTAACTCTGCCATAGATGATATTTCTGCTCAGTTGAGGTCTGAAGACAACCCAAATGGAGCAGCTGTGAACACTGATGAAGTTGAATCTGCTGTATAA
- the LOC116006964 gene encoding glyceraldehyde-3-phosphate dehydrogenase B, chloroplastic encodes MASHAALVYSRIPTRTRLPSKTSTPQCFSKRLEVAEFSGLRSSGCVTFSNREASFSDVVAAQLTPKAVGAPVKGVTVAKLKVAINGFGRIGRNFLRCWHGREDSPLEVIVVNDSAGVKNAAHLLKYDSMLGTFKADVKVVDKETISVDGKPIKVVSNRDPLKLPWADMGIDIVIEGTGVFVDGPGAGKHIQAGAKKVIITAPAKGADIPTYVVGVNEQDYYHEVSNIVSNASCTTNCLAPFVKIMDEEFGIVKGTMTTTHSYTGDQRLLDASHRDLRRARAAALNIVPTSTGAAKAVSLVLPQLKGKLNGIALRVPTPNVSVVDLVVNVDKKGLTAEDVNAAFRKASDGPLKGVLDVCDAPLVSVDFRCSDVSSTIDSSLTMVMGDDMVKVVAWYDNEWGYSQRVVDLAHLVASKWPGMPVAGSGDPLEDYCKTNPGDEECKVYEA; translated from the exons ATGGCTTCCCATGCAGCTCTAGTTTATTCAAGAATCCCAACCCGAACAAGGCTTCCCTCCAAGACCTCCACTCCTCAATGCTTCTCCAAG AGGCTGGAAGTGGCTGAGTTCTCTGGTCTGCGTTCGAGTGGATGCGTTACGTTTTCTAACAGGGAAGCTTCCTTCTCTGATGTTGTGGCTGCCCAACTCACTCCCAAA GCTGTAGGAGCCCCGGTTAAGGGGGTAACTGTTGCCAAATTGAAGGTTGCAATCAATGGTTTCGGGCGCATTGGTAGGAACTTCCTGCGCTGCTGGCACGGGCGCGAGGATTCGCCATTGGAAGTTATTGTTGTCAATGACAGTGCTGGTGTCAAGAAT GCTGCTCACTTGCTCAAGTATGATTCCATGCTGGGAACTTTCAAGGCAGATGTGAAAGTAGTGGACAAAGAGACCATCTCTGTTGATGGGAAGCCCATTAAGGTTGTCTCCAACAGGGACCCTCTCAAGCTTCCCTGGGCTGATATGGGAATTGACATTGTTATTGAG GGAACAGGAGTGTTTGTGGATGGTCCAGGTGCTGGAAAGCACATACAAGCTGGTGCAAAGAAGGTTATCATCACTGCTCCAGCAAAAGGTGCTGATATTCCAACCTATGTTGTTGGCGTAAACGAACAAGACTACTACCACGAGGTCTCTAACATCGTAAG CAATGCTTCTTGCACCACTAACTGCTTGGCTCCCTTTGTAAAGATCATGGATGAGGAATTTG GTATTGTCAAGGGAACAATGACAACCACTCACTCTTACACTGGTGATCAG AGGCTGTTGGATGCATCACACAGAGACTTGAGAAGGGCAAGAGCTGCAGCATTGAACATAGTCCCAACCAGCACTGGTGCAGCCAAAGCAGTGTCTTTGGTGCTACCCCAGCTGAAGGGCAAGCTCAATGGCATTGCTCTCCGAGTGCCAACGCCTAACGTCTCGGTCGTAGACCTCGTTGTCAACGTCGACAAGAAAGGGCTCACGGCTGAAGACGTCAACGCAGCTTTCAGAAAGGCGTCCGACGGCCCACTCAAAGGCGTGTTGGACGTCTGTGACGCCCCTCTCGTGTCTGTCGATTTCAGATGCAGCGACGTTTCCTCAACCATCGACTCTTCCTTGACCATGGTGATGGGCGACGACATGGTCAAGGTCGTCGCCTGGTATGACAATGAGTGGGGATACAG CCAACGTGTTGTGGATTTGGCACATCTAGTAGCTAGCAAGTGGCCGGGGATGCCAGTTGCAGGAAGTGGAGACCCTTTGGAGGACTATTGCAAGACAAACCCGGGAGACGAGGAATGCAAAGTCTATGAAGCTTAG
- the LOC116006514 gene encoding serine/threonine-protein kinase/endoribonuclease IRE1b-like gives MIALNLSSTSKPSVLPRPMHSYSPIDITIHNQILNTCGSGRYRAEISKMRGFLYRLFILILCLALTFGTSLDSEGSDSEAELRSISEAPLSLTDKHETAIVVAPDGMIHLVSSGKILWTFTSGPSIYSSFHDLPDNRAGDHNLSTKRQNFYIDFGEKDWKLYMYLHGDNLTKVELRQSVDVILRHTPHIFDSGVMVGSKKTTVFLVDSKTGRRIHTSKSDMFGDNEVDENPIMERTDLDLDLVDNLLYIKRIDYVLKYICTKTAKVLWDLQFAAFEASLKCESYDKFLGGFSDKVNYFGPRHEVCSTMVPVYRTRSPNASTLQQALLVDTSLSLPAADHNLVMPIEQLVKFHQNNKVASQ, from the exons ATGATTGCCCTAAACCTTTCTTCAACCTCTAAGCCGTCTGTTCTCCCAAGGCCGATGCATTCCTATTCACCGATCGatatcacaattcacaaccaAATCTTGAATACCTGTGGTTCGGGAAGGTACCGTGCCGAAATCTCAAAAATGAGAGGGTTTCTTTATCGGTTATTCATTCTCATCTTATGCTTGGCCCTCACATTCGGAACTTCACTGGATTCTGAAGGATCTGATTCGGAAGCAGAGCTCCGCAGCATCTCAGAAGCCCCGTTATCCCTCACAGA TAAACATGAAACAGCAATTGTGGTGGCTCCAGATGGCATGATACATCTAGTGAGTTCAGGAAAAATCCTGTGGACATTTACATCAGGTCCATCCATATATTCTTCATTTCATGATCTGCCTGATAATCGTGCCGGTGACCATAATTTGTCTACTAAGAGACAAAACTTCTACatagattttggagaaaaagatTGGAAACTGTACATGTACCTACATGGGGATAACTTAACAAAAGTG GAGCTCCGACAGAGTGTTGATGTAATTCTGAGGCACACTCCACATATCTTTGATAGTGGAGTCATGGTAGGATCAAAAAAGACCACTGTATTTCTTGTCGATTCTAAAACTGGAAGAAGGATTCATACATCCAAGTCAGATATGTTCGGGGATAATGAGGTTGATGAAAATCCAATTATGGAAAGGACTGATTTAGACTTGGATTTAGTTGACAATCTACTGTACATAAAGAGAATCGACTATGTTTTAAAGTACATATGTACAAAGACCGCGAAAGTTTTATGGGATCTACAGTTTGCTGCATTTGAAGCTTCATTGAAATGTGAAAGCTATGACAAGTTTCTTGGTGGATTTTCtgataaagtaaattattttggtccaaggCATGAAGTTTGTTCAACAATGGTACCTGTCTATAGAACTCGAAGTCCCAATGCATCAACATTACAACAGGCTCTTCTTGTAGACACATCTCTTTCTTTACCTGCTGCAGATCATAATCTTGTAATGCCCATTGAACAATTGGTCAAATTCCATCAGAACAATAAAGTGGCGTCTCAAtag